From Homalodisca vitripennis isolate AUS2020 chromosome 1, UT_GWSS_2.1, whole genome shotgun sequence, the proteins below share one genomic window:
- the LOC124360945 gene encoding UPF0193 protein EVG1 homolog: MEREHRVTYGGLFHSHKVQYSKETQNLLNRLIEESKLSILQRQALKNSVKNGEPLPGPERGNSASKGRGQGMTGRGEVLVPPALPRRRSYQAIVRSGAYQRDTFHPPYNSNMKDREEEKQKLQSLMTYGKNLPPDPSSLKTSRLKQRAEEEEFDADTLFDHLVEEIKERLEFLQEMERLGEAKAYQDVIEQEIAAKMRQMANINRDKFVELSSKIDKKAVIAARNKPLKNSFSLENNIFPCH, encoded by the exons ATGGAAAGAGAACATCGTGTGACTTATGGAGGTTTATTCCACTCTCACAAGGTTCAATATAGCAAAGAGACTCAGAACTTGTTAAACC GTCTGATTGAAGAGAGTAAGCTCTCAATACTACAGAGGCAGGCCTTGAAAAATTCTGTGAAGAATGGAGAGCCCCTACCTGGGCCGGAACGTGGGAATAGTGCCAGTAAAGGGCGGGGGCAAGGAATGACAGGAAGGGGAGAGGTGCTGGTGCCCCCCGCTCTGCCTCGTCGCCGTAGTTATCAGGCTATTGTGCGGTCTGGAGCATACCAGCGAGACACTTTCCATCCACCATACAACTCTAACATGA aagaccgagaggaagagaAGCAGAAGTTGCAGAGTCTGATGACCTATGGCAAGAATCTTCCACCAGATCCTAGTTCTCTGAAGACATCTCGACTCAAACAGAGAGCTGAGGAAGAGGAGTTTGATGCTGACACATTGTTTGACCATT TGGTTGAAGAGATTAAGGAGCGACTAGAGTTCCTACAGGAGATGGAGAGGCTGGGCGAGGCTAAGGCTTACCAAGATGTCATAGAGCAGGAGATTGCTGCTAAGATGCGACAGATGGCCAATATAAACCGTGATAAGTTTGTTGAACTTAGTTCTAAGATTGACAAGAAAGCTGTAATTGCAGCTAGAAACAAAcctttgaaaaattcatttagtTTGGAGAATAATATATTTCCTTGTCACTGA
- the LOC124360953 gene encoding uncharacterized protein LOC124360953, translating into MRKIKPSPSGSGAKKKAYYLAEAMQFCLPFVRTSAPPSTGNLPEVPNCSDVNTDETLLESQILDDIPDDPSIESPQSPSIVQDNTSRSSPIIPIQPRTSSQPSSIPNEGKKRLTQKKKATVEADQCFAAYFKAKTARLENSTTANDSNKKEALKMFLLSLIPELEELSDSQIKQFKRKVFTLIDEISGTSDVTPASPHSSISLISHQSGSNISVPPTSENMQLCLPHPH; encoded by the coding sequence ATGCGAAAAATCAAACCTTCACCTTCGGGATCTGGCGCTAAGAAGAAGGCCTACTACCTGGCAGAGGCCATGCAGTTTTGTTTGCCGTTTGTAAGAACATCAGCTCCTCCTTCTACAGGAAATTTACCAGAGGTTCCTAACTGTAGCGACGTAAATACCGACGAAACTTTATTGGAATCACAAATATTGGATGATATTCCAGATGATCCTTCAATTGAATCACCGCAATCGCCGTCAATAGTACAGGATAATACTTCCCGGTCTTCCCCAATCATACCAATACAACCTCGTACCAGCTCACAGCCATCGTCCATTCCCAATGAAGGTAAAAAACGCCTAACGCAGAAGAAAAAAGCCACTGTCGAAGCAGATCAATgttttgctgcatattttaaGGCAAAAACAGCACGACTTGAAAATAGTACTACCGCAAACGATAGTAACAAGAAAGAAGCTTTGAAAATGTTCCTTCTTAGCTTGATACCAGAGTTGGAAGAACTCAGTGATTcacaaatcaaacaatttaaacgcAAAGTTTTTACTCTTATTGATGAAATATCAGGCACATCAGATGTCACACCAGCGTCGCCACATTCCAGCATTTCACTAATCTCTCACCAGTCAGGCAGCAATATTAGTGTGCCGCCAACATCCGAAAACATGCAATTATGTCTTCCTCATCCTCACTAG